From the Phyllostomus discolor isolate MPI-MPIP mPhyDis1 chromosome 7, mPhyDis1.pri.v3, whole genome shotgun sequence genome, one window contains:
- the LRATD2 gene encoding protein LRATD2, translated as MGNQVEKLTHLNYKEVPTADPTGMDRDDGPRIGVSYIFSNDDEDVEPQPPPQGTDGGGLPKGGDGPTLPPPQPYDPRLHEVECSVFYRDECIYQKSFAPGSAALSTYTPENLLNKCKPGDLVEFVSQAQYPHWAVYVGNFQVVHLHRLEVSNSFLTDASQGRRGRVVNDLYRYKPLSPSTVVRNALAHVGAKERELSWRNSESFAAWCRYGKREFKIGGELRIGKQPYRLQIQLSAQRSHTLEFQSLEDLIMEKRRNDQIGRAAVLQELAMHLHPTEPEEGDSDAARTKPPPERPPAPGWEVEDREAVVH; from the coding sequence ATGGGCAACCAGGTGGAGAAACTGACCCACCTAAATTATAAGGAAGTTCCCACAGCCGACCCAACTGGCATGGACCGAGATGACGGCCCTCGCATTGGGGTCTCCTACATCTTTTCCAATGACGACGAGGATGTGGAACCGCAGCCGCCGCCCCAGGGGACGGATGGCGGTGGCCTGCCCAAAGGCGGGGACGGGCCAACACTGCCTCCGCCGCAGCCCTACGACCCTCGGCTGCATGAGGTGGAGTGCTCTGTGTTCTACCGTGATGAGTGCATCTACCAGAAAAGCTTCGCGCCAGGTTCTGCGGCGCTGAGCACCTACACGCCAGAGAACCTGCTCAACAAGTGCAAGCCTGGCGACCTGGTGGAGTTCGTGTCGCAGGCGCAGTACCCGCACTGGGCTGTGTACGTGGGCAACTTCCAGGTGGTGCACTTGCACCGGCTGGAGGTGAGCAACAGCTTCCTGACCGACGCGAGCCAGGGCCGGCGGGGCCGCGTGGTAAACGATCTATACCGCTACAAGCCGCTCAGCCCCAGCACGGTGGTGCGCAACGCGCTGGCGCACGTGGGCGCCAAAGAGCGCGAGCTGAGCTGGCGCAACTCAGAGAGCTTCGCTGCCTGGTGCCGCTATGGCAAGCGCGAGTTCAAGATTGGCGGCGAGCTGCGCATTGGCAAGCAGCCTTACCGGCTGCAGATCCAGCTCTCTGCGCAGCGCAGCCACACGCTTGAGTTCCAGAGCCTGGAGGACCTGATCATGGAGAAGCGGCGCAACGACCAGATAGGGCGCGCTGCTGTGCTGCAGGAGCTCGCCATGCACCTGCACCCCACCGAGCCCGAAGAGGGCGACAGCGATGCCGCTCGGACTAAACCGCCTCCCGAGCGCCCTCCTGCGCCGGGCTGGGAGGTGGAGGACCGGGAAGCGGTGGTGCACTGA